A section of the Salvelinus alpinus chromosome 36, SLU_Salpinus.1, whole genome shotgun sequence genome encodes:
- the LOC139565021 gene encoding ADP-ribosylation factor-like protein 5B has translation MGLLFTKLMTVFGDREHKVIIVGLDNAGKTTILYQFLTKEAVHTSPTIGSNVEEISVRKTRFLVWDVGGQESLRASWNSYYCNTEIVILVVDSTDRERLTLNKDELHRMLEHEDLQNAAILVLANKQDMKDSMTVAEISQCLTLNSITAHSWHVQACCALTGEGLPASLDWMRSRVLAS, from the exons ATGGGACTACTTTTTACCAAGCTGATGACTGTCTTCGGAGATAGAG AGCACAAAGTGATCATAGTGGGCCTGGACAATGCTGGGAAGACCACTATCCTCTACCAATT CCTTACCAAAGAGGCGGTCCACACCTCCCCCACCATTGGCAGCAACGTAGAGGAGATCTCTGTACGCAAGACCCGCTTCCTGGTGTGGGACGTCGGAGGCCAGGAGAGCCTGAGAGCCAGCTGGAACTCCTACTACTGCAACACAGAG ATTGTGATTCTGGTTGTGGACAGCACAGACCGGGAGCGCCTAACTCTGAACAAAGATGAACTTCACCGCATGCTTGAACATGAG GACCTACAGAATGCTGCGATTCTAGTTCTGGCCAACAAGCAGGACATGAAGGACTCTATGACCGTGGCAGAGATCTCCCAGTGCCTCACCCTCAACTCCATCACAGCCCACTCCTGGCATGTACAGGCCTGCTGTGCCCTCACAGGGGAGGG ACTACCTGCCAGTCTGGACTGGATGAGGTCCCGTGTACTGGCCAGTTAG
- the LOC139565135 gene encoding voltage-dependent L-type calcium channel subunit beta-1-like codes for PTACALFCLSHCVSAWRVVWYGRGSLQGPYLVHGEQKREGPLSECGGSGSLHDYQSDQGGKQQQQQHQQQKQQTYLHSSRGQLRGGGGRGLSRQDTFDSETQGSRDSAYTEAGDSCMDIETDPYEESEMYRGVGGGGSRLHLAQHHGRQASWEDEGAEPDQENLNHPPIPSHTQPGQHSRAKLRERYCQEPGDTGANMGRNKNQEDWGRDVYIR; via the coding sequence CCCACTGCCTGTgccttgttctgtctctctcactgtgtctctGCATGGCGTGTCGTGTGGTATGGGCGTGGCTCGCTGCAGGGGCCATACCTGGTGCACGGAGAACAGAAGCGGGAAGGGCCTCTTTCGGAGTGCGGTGGCAGCGGCAGTCTCCATGACTACCAGAGTGACCAGGGAGggaagcagcaacagcagcagcaccaGCAGCAGAAGCAGCAGACCTACCTGCACTCGTCACGGGGCCAGCTACGGGGAGGGGGTGGGAGGGGCCTGTCCCGGCAGGACACCTTTGACTCGGAGACGCAGGGCAGTCGGGACTCGGCCTACACTGAAGCAGGGGACTCTTGCATGGACATTGAGACCGACCCCTACGAGGAGTCTGAGATGTACCGCGGGGTAGGGGGCGGGGGCAGCCGCCTCCACCTGGCCCAGCACCACGGCCGCCAGGCCTCCTGGGAAGACGAGGGGGCCGAGCCGGACCAAGAGAACCTCAACCACCCTCCCATACCCTCCCACACCCAGCCTGGGCAACACAGCCGGGCCAAGCTAAGGGAGAGGTACTGCCAGGAACCCGGGGACACCGGCGCCAACATGGGCCGCAACAAGAACCAGGAGGACTGGGGGAGGGACGTGTACATCCgttaa